In Kazachstania africana CBS 2517 chromosome 4, complete genome, the following are encoded in one genomic region:
- the HIT1 gene encoding Hit1p (similar to Saccharomyces cerevisiae HIT1 (YJR055W); ancestral locus Anc_1.499), translating into MGSARVNKCGVCQKNDSKYKCPKCALNYCSLVCYKNENVHRHDQQEEANIIKNNEPKEVPKSEMREEKTLKSPELDKIYAGTPELKELLKYNTVKFHLHKVYKILISNDGNLTTEMKNQLAIDYLNTLRFGGLHYNEAIEEFCEIFLQKLEKK; encoded by the coding sequence ATGGGATCTGCAAGGGTTAACAAATGTGGTGTGtgccaaaaaaatgattcaaaatataaatgcCCCAAATGTGCTCTAAATTATTGTTCGCTGGTGTGTTATAAGAACGAAAATGTACATCGTCATGACCAACAAGAGGAAgcaaatattataaaaaacAACGAGCCTAAAGAAGTACCAAAGAGTGAAATGAGGGAAGAGAAGACGCTGAAATCACCTGAGCTTGATAAGATATATGCAGGCACTCCAGAACTCAAGGAATTACTGAAGTATAATACAGTGAAATTCCATTTGCACAAAGTTTACAAAATTCTAATAAGTAATGACGGTAATTTGACAACTGAAATGAAGAATCAATTAGCTATTGATTACCTCAATACATTGAGATTTGGAGGATTGCATTATAATGAAGCTATCGAAGAGTTTTGTGAgatatttttacaaaaattggaaaagaagTAG
- the KAFR0D04480 gene encoding uncharacterized protein (similar to Saccharomyces cerevisiae YJR056C; ancestral locus Anc_1.502) encodes MERLNSLEKVLPPEQPPTKQAIESLNSELSQDFKIAANAVAKLYRVANEKNSLCKYQGYLNCLDDILGLLNDGSVTSVDDIKLWCLKQRNDILPSNNNDQKAHGNHDFNFCNTNEANNNSSVPKFKLSMPPLSVELSDTAVTGVKYRRKCLKAKREDIAEDKTSFERENLPITSQNDLKELNRVPGINKTHDSMAISTTLSKKQKIAFFRDEMRET; translated from the coding sequence ATGGAACGCTTAAATAGTTTGGAAAAAGTTCTACCCCCGGAGCAACCTCCTACGAAACAAGCTATTGAATCTTTAAATAGCGAACTTTCACAAGATTTTAAAATAGCCGCCAATGCGGTTGCCAAGTTATATAGGGTTGCAAACGAAAAAAATTCGCTATGCAAGTATCAAGGTTACTTAAATTGTCTAGATGACATTTTAGGTCTTTTAAATGATGGTTCCGTGACGTCAGTCGACGATATCAAACTTTGGTGTCTCAAACAAAGAAACGACATTTTGCcaagtaataataatgatcAGAAGGCCCATGGGAATCATGATTTCAACTTTTGTAACACAAATGAAGCCAACAATAATAGTTCGGTGCCCAAGTTCAAGCTGTCTATGCCTCCTTTATCGGTTGAACTTTCTGATACCGCAGTTACTGGTGTAAAATATAGGAGAAAATGCCTTAAAGCAAAACGGGAGGATATCGCAGAGGATAAGACCTCATTTGAGCGAGAAAATCTACCTATTACGTCGcaaaatgatttgaaagaacTCAATAGAGTTCCCGGAATTAACAAGACTCACGATTCAATGGCCATCTCCACTACACTATCTAAGAAACAAAAGATCGCTTTCTTCCGTGATGAGATGAGAGAAACGTGA